A genomic segment from Luteolibacter ambystomatis encodes:
- the tuf gene encoding elongation factor Tu — protein MAKESFQRNKPHVNIGTIGHVDHGKTTLTAAITNTLAEKGFAQAKNYADIDAAPEERERGITINTAHVEYETDIRHYAHVDCPGHADYVKNMITGAAQMDGGILVVSAADGPMPQTREHILLARQVGVPALVVFMNKVDLVDDEELLELVEMEVRDLLSTYEFPGDDIPVVKGSAKAALDGDAKYKEAILKLMEAVDSYIPEPERPIDKPFLMPIEDVFSIEGRGTVCTGRVERGIIKKMEEVEIVGIRDTQKTTVTDIEMFRKLLDEGRAGDNVGLLLRGLKKDQLERGQVIAKPGTVKPHRKFKGEIYVLSKEEGGRHTPFFSNYRPQFYFRTTDVTGSIKLPEGVEMVMPGDNVNLEVELITPIAMEQTMRFAIREGGRTVGAGRVGDILD, from the coding sequence ATGGCTAAAGAATCCTTCCAGCGTAACAAGCCGCACGTCAACATCGGCACCATCGGCCACGTTGACCACGGCAAGACCACCCTCACCGCCGCGATCACGAACACCCTCGCTGAAAAGGGCTTCGCTCAGGCCAAGAACTACGCCGATATCGACGCCGCTCCGGAAGAGCGCGAGCGCGGTATCACGATCAACACCGCTCACGTCGAATACGAGACCGACATCCGCCACTACGCGCACGTCGACTGCCCCGGCCACGCCGACTACGTGAAGAACATGATCACCGGCGCCGCCCAGATGGACGGTGGCATCCTCGTTGTTTCCGCCGCTGACGGCCCGATGCCGCAGACCCGCGAGCACATCCTTCTCGCCCGCCAGGTCGGCGTGCCGGCTCTCGTGGTGTTCATGAACAAGGTCGACCTTGTTGATGACGAAGAGCTCCTCGAGCTCGTCGAGATGGAAGTCCGCGATCTCCTCTCCACCTACGAATTCCCGGGTGACGACATCCCGGTCGTGAAGGGTTCCGCCAAGGCCGCCCTCGATGGCGACGCCAAGTACAAGGAAGCCATCCTCAAGCTGATGGAAGCCGTCGACTCCTACATCCCGGAGCCGGAGCGTCCGATCGACAAGCCCTTCCTCATGCCGATCGAAGACGTGTTCTCGATCGAAGGTCGCGGAACGGTCTGCACCGGCCGTGTCGAGCGTGGCATCATCAAGAAGATGGAAGAAGTCGAAATCGTTGGTATCCGCGACACGCAGAAGACCACCGTCACCGACATCGAAATGTTCCGCAAGCTGCTCGACGAAGGTCGTGCGGGTGACAACGTCGGTCTCCTCCTCCGCGGTCTGAAGAAGGACCAGCTTGAGCGTGGCCAGGTCATCGCCAAGCCGGGCACCGTGAAGCCTCACCGCAAGTTCAAGGGCGAAATCTACGTCCTGTCCAAGGAAGAAGGCGGCCGTCACACCCCGTTCTTCTCCAACTATCGTCCGCAGTTCTACTTCCGCACCACCGACGTGACCGGCAGCATCAAGCTTCCGGAAGGCGTTGAAATGGTGATGCCGGGTGACAACGTCAACCTCGAGGTTGAGCTCATCACCCCGATCGCCATGGAGCAGACCATGCGCTTCGCCATTCGCGAAGGTGGCCGCACCGTCGGCGCCGGCCGCGTGGGCGACATCCTTGACTAA
- a CDS encoding TIGR00282 family metallophosphoesterase has product MSSLRILFLGDVVGEPGRKAVIAQLPRFREEEGVDFIIVNGENAAGGRGITPRITIDLLRAGAAVVTTGDHVWDQPEIVDYFPTEPRLLRPLNYPEGTPGGGSVVLETAKGKVGVVQVQGRSFIQPPLENPFLAAEAEVERLRADGVNIIVCEIHAETTSEKIAMGRLLDGKASFVVGTHTHVQTADERIFPGGTGFLTDAGMCGPEDSVLGRSVESVVWRFRTGLPTRFPVAKGPVRLCGAIVDVDTETGKCISVRRVSHLVEAEAPEPAAATPQTL; this is encoded by the coding sequence ATGTCCTCTCTCCGCATCTTGTTTCTGGGTGACGTCGTCGGCGAGCCGGGCCGCAAGGCTGTCATCGCCCAATTACCCCGCTTCCGCGAGGAAGAAGGAGTCGATTTCATCATCGTCAATGGCGAAAACGCCGCCGGCGGCCGGGGAATCACGCCGCGGATCACCATTGATCTCCTGCGCGCGGGGGCCGCGGTCGTCACCACCGGTGATCACGTCTGGGATCAGCCGGAAATCGTGGATTATTTTCCGACCGAGCCGCGCCTTTTACGCCCCCTGAACTATCCGGAGGGCACGCCGGGCGGTGGTTCTGTGGTGCTGGAAACGGCGAAGGGCAAGGTCGGCGTGGTGCAGGTACAGGGCCGCTCGTTCATCCAGCCGCCGCTGGAAAACCCGTTTCTGGCTGCGGAGGCCGAGGTCGAGCGTCTGCGGGCGGACGGGGTGAACATCATCGTCTGCGAGATCCATGCCGAGACCACCAGCGAGAAGATCGCCATGGGCAGGCTGTTGGACGGCAAGGCTTCCTTCGTGGTCGGGACCCACACCCACGTCCAGACGGCGGACGAGCGCATTTTCCCCGGAGGCACCGGCTTCCTGACGGATGCTGGCATGTGCGGCCCGGAGGATTCCGTGCTCGGGCGCTCGGTGGAATCGGTGGTGTGGCGGTTCCGCACCGGATTGCCGACCCGTTTTCCCGTGGCGAAAGGTCCGGTGCGCCTGTGCGGCGCGATCGTGGATGTGGATACGGAGACCGGAAAATGCATTTCGGTGCGCCGGGTCTCCCATTTGGTCGAGGCGGAGGCACCCGAACCGGCCGCGGCAACTCCTCAAACCCTTTGA
- a CDS encoding N-acetylmuramoyl-L-alanine amidase, whose translation MSLCTKALAFLVLVILAAGSWLALRQPEKPVVLPATERPAVTTIPASPPGETTTPEPERHLGPLGDAPDWAALDAYQGTISRKDFEQLLDTIFTTGSGWRSYFSINDQEAVIATDASDSGLRFHLRFAAPDHTSPAPRHWRTARELPPAPPERPLEGLRIAIDPGHIGGEWAKMEERWFAIGEAPPVCEGDLTLAVARLLKPELESLGATVTLVRNDSKPLTPLRPETLMAAAEAATDPGGDVRKTAERLFYRTAEIRARAEYVNRTLKPDLVLCLHFNAEAWGHASNPSLTDHSHCHLLLNGGYTDEELALADQRYEMLRKLLQRTHAEEAAVGADVAASFYSSTGLPPYTYNPLSRNARMVDGNPYLWARNLLANRLYDCPVIFMEPYVMNSRHDYNRIQAGDYEGTREIDGKLLPSIFREYAGAVANGLKTHYAKVRQGEPLLPEH comes from the coding sequence ATGTCGCTCTGCACCAAAGCACTGGCGTTTCTTGTGCTGGTTATCCTCGCCGCGGGCAGCTGGCTGGCGCTGCGCCAGCCGGAGAAACCGGTCGTCCTTCCCGCCACCGAACGGCCCGCGGTGACGACGATTCCGGCCTCCCCACCGGGAGAAACCACCACTCCGGAACCCGAGCGTCATCTTGGACCGCTGGGGGACGCCCCGGACTGGGCGGCGCTCGATGCCTATCAGGGCACCATCAGCCGGAAGGATTTCGAGCAGTTGCTGGATACCATCTTCACCACCGGCAGCGGATGGCGGAGTTACTTCTCCATCAACGACCAGGAGGCGGTGATCGCGACCGACGCCAGCGACAGCGGCCTGCGCTTCCATCTGCGCTTCGCCGCTCCGGATCACACTTCCCCTGCTCCGCGGCATTGGCGGACCGCCCGGGAATTGCCGCCCGCGCCCCCGGAGCGCCCGCTGGAGGGACTCCGCATCGCGATCGACCCCGGCCACATCGGCGGGGAGTGGGCGAAGATGGAGGAACGCTGGTTTGCCATCGGCGAGGCTCCACCGGTCTGCGAGGGCGATCTCACCCTCGCAGTCGCCCGGCTGTTGAAGCCGGAACTGGAATCGCTCGGCGCGACCGTCACGCTCGTCCGCAACGACTCCAAGCCCCTCACCCCGCTGCGCCCGGAAACCCTGATGGCAGCGGCGGAGGCAGCAACCGATCCCGGCGGCGATGTCCGCAAGACCGCCGAGCGCCTGTTCTACCGCACGGCCGAAATCCGCGCCCGGGCGGAGTATGTGAACCGCACCCTCAAACCGGATCTCGTTCTCTGCCTGCATTTCAATGCCGAGGCGTGGGGCCATGCATCCAATCCCTCGCTGACCGATCATTCCCACTGCCACCTGCTGCTCAACGGCGGCTATACCGACGAAGAGCTCGCCCTCGCCGACCAGCGTTACGAGATGCTTCGCAAGCTCCTCCAGCGCACGCATGCCGAGGAAGCCGCCGTGGGTGCGGACGTGGCCGCCTCCTTCTATTCGTCCACCGGTCTGCCGCCCTACACTTACAACCCTCTCTCGCGGAACGCCCGGATGGTGGATGGAAATCCCTATCTGTGGGCGCGCAACCTGCTCGCCAACCGGCTCTACGATTGCCCGGTGATCTTCATGGAGCCGTATGTGATGAACTCCCGGCACGACTACAACCGTATCCAGGCCGGAGACTACGAGGGGACGCGTGAGATCGATGGCAAGCTGCTGCCCTCCATTTTCCGCGAGTACGCCGGAGCAGTGGCCAACGGGTTGAAAACCCACTATGCCAAGGTCCGGCAGGGCGAGCCGCTGCTGCCCGAACACTAG
- a CDS encoding NAD-dependent epimerase/dehydratase family protein, producing MKLLLCGHGYLGQAISREFLTAGWDITATSLSGGDGTRSCDLSSAAQVAALADEQPDFLVHCAASGRGGPEAYRAVYLEGCRHLVATFPGIPLLFTSSTSVYAQTDGSVVTEDSDAEPDRETGLILRETEELVLASSGIVTRLAGIYGPHRSVILKKFLNGEAVIEEDGRRYLNQIHRDDAARAILHLASSPSDISDLKSQIYNVGDSHPLTQLEVYTALASIFEKPLPPSGPRDLNRKRGWTHKRVSNAKLRATGWEPLYPSFLDAAPYLATTL from the coding sequence TTGAAACTACTCCTCTGCGGCCACGGCTACCTGGGCCAAGCCATTTCCCGCGAATTCCTGACCGCAGGCTGGGACATCACCGCCACTTCCCTCTCCGGTGGTGATGGCACACGTTCCTGTGATCTTTCGTCCGCCGCCCAGGTGGCTGCCCTCGCGGACGAGCAGCCCGACTTCCTCGTCCACTGCGCCGCTTCGGGCCGGGGTGGTCCGGAGGCCTACCGCGCGGTCTATTTGGAAGGCTGCCGCCATCTTGTCGCGACCTTTCCCGGCATCCCCCTGCTCTTTACCTCCAGCACGTCCGTGTATGCGCAAACCGATGGCTCGGTGGTGACGGAGGATAGCGACGCCGAACCGGATCGCGAGACGGGGCTGATTCTCCGTGAGACGGAAGAGCTCGTTCTCGCCTCCAGCGGCATCGTTACACGTCTGGCCGGCATCTATGGCCCGCACCGCAGCGTGATCCTGAAGAAGTTTCTCAATGGTGAAGCGGTGATCGAGGAAGACGGCCGCCGCTATCTGAATCAAATCCATCGCGACGACGCCGCCCGCGCCATCCTGCATCTGGCATCTTCTCCATCTGATATTTCAGATTTGAAATCTCAAATTTACAACGTCGGCGACTCGCACCCCCTCACCCAGTTGGAGGTCTACACAGCGCTCGCTTCGATTTTCGAAAAACCGCTGCCGCCCTCCGGCCCGCGTGACCTCAACCGCAAACGCGGCTGGACCCACAAACGGGTCTCGAATGCGAAACTCCGCGCCACCGGTTGGGAACCGCTCTATCCATCTTTCCTCGACGCCGCACCATACCTCGCGACCACGCTCTGA